A stretch of the Aphis gossypii isolate Hap1 chromosome 2, ASM2018417v2, whole genome shotgun sequence genome encodes the following:
- the LOC126550416 gene encoding zinc finger BED domain-containing protein 4-like, with product MIKTICPLYKLPSRNTIERRIDDIYDVIAGDFRKTLSTVQYVAVTTDAWTETMQMKSFLSITLHIIVEAHLESKTIGTVELFQSHTAEYIGKTLVETLSNWSVQKENVVAVVTDSGANFKKAIINEFTANKHIPCVAHTINLVVEKAIEKTQELNVQTKVKSGGVPAIMSKIREIVKFVKRSSKASDSLRKCQKLQGTIEGKYLKPILDVSTRWNSSFYMIERFSTLAIYLSQVLLEFNGTDIPEMVAVSELNCLKEMCALLRPFE from the exons ATGATCAAGACAATATGTCCATTATATAAACTTCCTAGTCGCAATACAATCGAAAGAAGAATTGATGATATATATGATGTAATTGCTGGTGATTTTCGAAAAACATTGTCCACAGTACAATATGTTGCTGTAACTACCGATGCATGGACTGAAACAATGCAAATGAAAAGCTTCCTTAGtattacattacatataattgtaGAAGCTCATCTGGAATCAA agacAATTGGCACTGTGGAACTATTCCAAAGTCACACAGCCGAATACATTGGGAAAACATTGGTAGAAACATTGTCAAACTGGAGTGTgcaaaaagaaaatgttgttGCGGTTGTGACAGATAGTGgtgctaattttaaaaaagcaataattaatgaatttactGCCAACAAACATATTCCTTGTGTGGCCCATACTATAAACTTAGTGGTAGAAAAAGCAATTGAAAAAACACAGGAACTTAATGTCCAGACAAAAGTTAAAAGTGGAGGTGTCCCAGCAATTATGTCCAAAATACGAGAAATAGTAAAGTTTGTAAAAAGAAGTTCCAAGGCAAGTGATTCCTTaagaaaatgtcaaaaattacaag gTACGATTGAaggtaaatacttaaaaccaATTTTGGATGTTAGTACGAGATGGAACAGTTCATTTTATATGATTGAAAGGTTTTCAACATTGgctatttatttatctcaAGTGCTTCTCGAGTTTAATGGTACTGATATACCAGAGATGGTAGCTGTCTCTGagttaaactgtttaaaagaAATGTGTGCTTTATTACGACCTTTTGAATAG
- the LOC126549855 gene encoding zinc finger BED domain-containing protein 4-like: MSSKVIPLIVCTKNELIKQGPTITIAIQLKIKLIEELDFRCGAYEQGPILPICTILDPRFKDMHFRNPLINAKVQKNIIKMMDNDYDEMINLTVPEETVNPPSNHNQYDLWGLHKTLEQKRSDTSLTHNNSRGELNQYLHRNVIKLNEDPLVEWENTKVIYPKLYKLAMKYLLIPATSVPSERLFSKAGATISKTRNRLTGKNLSKLLFLQSSDKNQWADIL; the protein is encoded by the coding sequence ATGTCCAGCAAAGTCATTCCATTAATTGTATGTacgaaaaatgaattaataaagcAAGGCCCTACCATTACCATAGcaatacaactaaaaataaagctGATCGAAGAACTGGATTTCAGGTGTGGAGCTTATGAGCAAGGTCCAATACTTCCGATTTGTACGATATTAGATCCGCGTTTTAAGGATATGCATTTCAGGAATCCTTTAATAAATGCTAAAgttcaaaaaaacataattaaaatgatggaTAATGATTATGATGAAATGATTAATCTCACAGTACCAGAGGAAACAGTGAACCCTCCAAGTAATCACAACCAATATGATTTATGGGGTCTTCATAAAACATTGGAACAAAAGCGATCAGATACGAGTTTAACTCATAATAATTCAAGAGGTGAGTTAAATCAATACCTGCACAGAAATGTCATCAAATTAAATGAAGATCCTTTGGTTGAATGGGAAAACACAAAGGTAATATATCCCAAGTTGTACAAGTTGgcaatgaaatatttactgaTTCCGGCAACATCTGTACCATCCGAGCGTTTGTTTAGTAAAGCTGGAGCAACTATCAGTAAAACCAGAAACCGATTGACGGGCAAAAATTTGTCAAAGCTTCTGTTCTTGCAGTCTTCCGATAAAAATCAATGGGctgatattttgtaa